A part of Caretta caretta isolate rCarCar2 chromosome 1, rCarCar1.hap1, whole genome shotgun sequence genomic DNA contains:
- the LOC125642264 gene encoding olfactory receptor 52K2-like codes for MAASNWTTPHPSTFILLGIPGLEAAHVWISIPFCSVYLLSLLGNGLLLAVIKTEPSLHEPMYLFLSMLALADLVVSTTTLPKALCIFWFRDKAIHINSCLVQIFLIHSVTCMESGFMLAMAFDCYIAICNPLRHSAILTNRAITKIGLGVVMRGCVLLGPHPFLLQRLPYCRTKVISHTYCEFMAMVKLACADTTVMSAYSLAVAFLAGGSDFILIVLSYILILWAVFRFPSKKARQKSLGTCSSHVCVMLVFYIPALFNFLSHRFGHVAPHIHILSANIYLLFPPMMNPIIYGVRTPGIRQRALHILGVKSA; via the coding sequence ATGGCAGCTTCCAACTGGACCACGccccacccctccaccttcatcctccTCGGCATCCCGGGGCTGGAGGCGGCgcatgtctggatctccatccccttctgctccGTCTACCTTCTGTCCCTCCTGGGGAAtggcctcctcctggctgttaTCAAGACCGAGCCCAGCCTCCACGAGCCCATGTACCTTTTCCTTTCCATGCTGGCGCTCGCCGACCTGGTCGTCTCCACCACCACCCTGCCCAAAGCCCTCTGCATCTTCTGGTTCAGAGACAAGGCTATTCACATCAACAGTTGCCTGGTTCAGATTTTTTTGATTCACTCAGTTACTTGCATGGAGTCTGGGTTCATGCTGGCCATGGCCTTTGATTGCTACATTGCTATCTGTAACCCACTGCGACACTCGGCCATCCTGACCAATCGGGCCATAACCAAGATAGGGTTGGGAGTTGTGATGAGGGGATGCGTGTTATTAGGTCCACACCCATTCCTGCTTCAGCGACTCCCATACTGCAGGACCAAAGTCATTTCTCACACCTATTGTGAGTTCATGGCGATGGTGAAACTGGCCTGTGCAGACACAACAGTCATGAGTGCCTATAGTCTAGCAGTAGCGTTTCTTGCTGGGGGATCAGATTTTATCCTCATTGTCCTGTCCTACATCCTGATCCTCTGGGCTGTCTTCAGATTCCCCTCCAAGAAGGCACGGCAGAAGTCCCTTGGCACCTGCAGTTCCCATGTTTGTGTCATGCTGGTGTTTTACATCCCCGCGCTCTTCAACTTCCTCTCCCACCGCTTCGGCCACGTGGCTCCCCACATTCACATCCTCAGTGCCAACATTTACCTGCTCTTCCCTCCCATGATGAACCCCATCATCTATGGGGTGAGGACCCCTGGGATCAGGCAGAGGGCGCTCCACATCTTGGGCGTCAAATCAGCCTGA
- the LOC125631175 gene encoding olfactory receptor 52K2-like: protein MAASNWTMSHPSTFILLGIPGLEAAHVWISIPFCSVYLLSLLGNGLLLAVIKTEPSLHEPMYLFLSMLALADLVISTTTLPKTLCIFWFRDHTIYTNGCLAQIFLIHSVTCMESGFMLAMAFDRYVAICNPLRHSAVLTNRAVAKIGLVIVMRGAVLLGPHPLLLKRLRYCKTNVISHTYCEFMALVKLACEDTTVMSAYSLAVSFLAGGLDLILIVLSYILILQAVFRLPSKEARRKSLGTCSAHVCAMLVFYTPASFTYFSHRFGHVEPHVHILIANMYLLFPPMMNPIIYGVRTPGIRQRALHILGIKID from the coding sequence ATGGCAGCTTCTAACTGGACCATGTcccacccctccaccttcatcctccTCGGCATCCCGGGGCTGGAGGCGGCgcatgtctggatctccatccccttctgctccGTCTACCTTCTGTCCCTCCTGGGGAAtggcctcctcctggctgttaTCAAGACTGAGCCGAGCCTCCACGAGCCCATGTACCTTTTCCTTTCCATGCTGGCGCTCGCCGACCTGGTCATCTCCACCACCACCCTGCCCAAAACCCTCTGCATCTTCTGGTTCAGGGACCACACAATTTACACCAACGGTTGCCTGGCCCAGATTTTTTTGATTCACTCAGTTACTTGCATGGAGTCCGGGTTTATGTTGGCCATGGCTTTTGATCGCTATGTCGCTATCTGTAACCCGCTGCGACACTCAGCCGTCCTGACCAATCGGGCTGTAGCAAAGATAGGGCTGGTCATTGTGATGAGGGGGGCTGTGTTACTGGGCCCACACCCATTGCTGCTGAAACGGCTCCGGTACTGCAAGACCAATGTCATTTCTCACACCTATTGTGAGTTCATGGCACTGGTAAAACTGGCCTGTGAGGACACGACAGTCATGAGTGCCTATAGTTTGGCCGTATCGTTTCTCGCCGGGGGATTAGATTTGATCCTCATTGTCCTGTCCTACATCCTGATTCTCCAGGCAGTCTTCAGACTCCCCTCCAAGGAGGCTCGGCGCAAGTCCCTTGGCACCTGCAGTGCCCACGTCTGCGCCATGCTGGTTTTTTACACCCCAGCGAGCTTTACCTACTTCTCCCACCGCTTCGGCCATGTGGAGCCCCACGTTCACATCCTCATCGCCAACATGTACTTGCTCTTCCCTCCCATGATGAACCCCATCATCTACGGGGTGAGAACCCCAGGTATCCGGCAGAGGGCGCTCCACATCTTGGGCATCAAAATAGACTGA